The Pedobacter ginsengisoli region GTACTTGGCAATTGAGCAAGAGCGGTAGCAAGTTGCTCATCATTTGGCGCAACTCCGTGCCATTTGTGCGATCCCATCATGAAATCAACACCAGCACCCATTTGAGTACTCATTAAGTTCAAAATTGGCCTACCTTTTCCTAAAAGTGATTTAGCATAATGCAAAGCTTTAACAATTGAATCCATATCGTTGCCATCTGAGTTGATTACATGCCATCCAAAAGCCTCAAATTTGGCTTGTAGATTTTCTAATGATAATACTTTTTCAGTTGGGCCATCAATTTGTTGTCCGTTATAATCAACTGAAGCAATCAGGTTATCTACTTTGTTAAAAGGAGCATACATGATGGCTTCCCAATTTTGACCTTCCTGCAGTTCACCATCACCATGTAATGAAAATACCACCGAGTGGTCTTTATTTAATTTCTTAGCAAGGGCAGCACCAATGGCAACAGACATTCCCTGACCTAAAGATCCAGAGGCAATTCTAACGCCTGGAAGTCCTTCATGTGTTGTTGGGTGACCTTGTAGCCTTGAATTTAATTTTCTGAAAGTAGCCAGTTCTTTAACGTCAAAGTATCCTGCTCTAGCCAGAACACTATAAAAAACCGGTGAGATGTGACCGTTGGAAAGGAAAAATAAATCTTCACCTTTTCCATCCATTGTAAAATCAGTAGAGTAGTTCATTACCTCAAAATACAGTGCAGTAAAGAAATCTGCACAGCCTAATGATCCACCTGGGTGACCAGACTGGCAGGCATGTACCATTCTAACAATATCCCTTCTTACTTGAGAAGCAATATCTTCTAATTCATTTATTGTATGTTTCATTAATTGGGGTTGTTGATTAATATGACAAACTTAGCTAAAACTGCGCATGCATTTATGCGCGTATTTAAAATAAATATCCCAATAATACCGCTTATATTTTAAAAAGTGGTCACTTTATAATAAAAAGGAGTATTAAAAGACATAGTGTAATGGTAGGATAAATTTGATTGGTCTAAACTGAAAGGTGAGAATATTCAACTATGCCGACAATTGAAAAATAATTATTTAACATTTAGAAGATATTTGTTTATATTTATGGTGGTTCTTTACCAAACAAAGAAATAGATGCAAACCAACCAATTAAAATATTGGAGTGAATCAGATCTTTTCGTAAAACTCGGAGAGGGTGATGAGCGGGCTTTTGGGCATGTATTTAAGCAGTATTTTTCTTCATTATGCTATTTCGCTAACAAATATGTGTTTGATGCACAGGAAGCTGAAGATATTGTTGAAGAGGTTTTTGAAAAGCTTTGGAATTGTAATCATCAAATTAGTTGTTCAGAACATTTAAGGTCGTATTTATATATGGTAACCAAGCGTACCTGCATGGACCACTTGAGTAA contains the following coding sequences:
- a CDS encoding RNA polymerase sigma factor — protein: MQTNQLKYWSESDLFVKLGEGDERAFGHVFKQYFSSLCYFANKYVFDAQEAEDIVEEVFEKLWNCNHQISCSEHLRSYLYMVTKRTCMDHLSKNIHAKERQLNFAMKVGDQEPDFIYEMIRAEVLREIYLEIKSLPEQCSRIVSMSYIDGLRNEEIAEKLGLSVQTVKNQKTRGVSILRAG
- a CDS encoding transketolase, with protein sequence MKHTINELEDIASQVRRDIVRMVHACQSGHPGGSLGCADFFTALYFEVMNYSTDFTMDGKGEDLFFLSNGHISPVFYSVLARAGYFDVKELATFRKLNSRLQGHPTTHEGLPGVRIASGSLGQGMSVAIGAALAKKLNKDHSVVFSLHGDGELQEGQNWEAIMYAPFNKVDNLIASVDYNGQQIDGPTEKVLSLENLQAKFEAFGWHVINSDGNDMDSIVKALHYAKSLLGKGRPILNLMSTQMGAGVDFMMGSHKWHGVAPNDEQLATALAQLPSTLKDY